The Chitinophaga sp. H8 genome contains a region encoding:
- a CDS encoding group III truncated hemoglobin: MNSKKDITELDDIKLLVDTFYQQVREDELLSPIFNGIIKDRWPEHLEKMYRFWQTVLLQEHTYFGSPFPPHAKLPVEQLHFDTWLKLWKSTVDANFEGEKAEEAKWRGDKMALMFLSKIEYIRGN, translated from the coding sequence ATGAACAGTAAAAAAGATATTACGGAGCTGGACGACATAAAATTGCTGGTAGATACTTTTTATCAGCAGGTGCGGGAAGATGAGCTGTTATCTCCCATTTTCAACGGCATTATTAAAGACCGCTGGCCGGAACACCTGGAAAAGATGTACCGGTTCTGGCAAACTGTTTTGCTGCAGGAACATACTTACTTCGGAAGCCCTTTTCCGCCACACGCCAAACTGCCGGTAGAGCAACTGCATTTTGATACCTGGCTGAAACTCTGGAAAAGTACCGTAGATGCTAATTTTGAAGGGGAGAAAGCGGAGGAAGCAAAGTGGAGAGGTGATAAGATGGCGCTCATGTTCCTATCTAAAATTGAATATATCCGGGGCAATTAA
- a CDS encoding response regulator transcription factor, whose amino-acid sequence MKAVILYVEDDEFFARMTIRYLTRAGFEVIHCLDGVAGWEVFQNGRFDACILDIVMPGKNGFLLAKEIRKTNDNIPIIFTSVRYLEQDRIHGYVIGGDDYLIKPFNLEEMIQRVSVFLRRSKTPESDQRLQYKIGALTFDYSEMRIVHLPSNTTIQLPPKEAALLRFLCEHANKKLEKKYVLNEVWGDDDFFVGRSMDVYLTRLRKHFSLDPGIRLETFHSRGLMLITTDGDVSAS is encoded by the coding sequence ATGAAAGCTGTGATCCTCTATGTGGAAGACGATGAGTTTTTTGCCAGAATGACCATCCGTTATTTAACAAGGGCCGGTTTTGAAGTGATACATTGCCTGGATGGTGTAGCCGGCTGGGAGGTATTTCAAAACGGCCGGTTTGATGCCTGTATCCTCGATATTGTAATGCCCGGGAAAAATGGGTTTCTCCTCGCTAAAGAGATCCGGAAAACAAACGACAACATCCCCATCATTTTTACCTCCGTACGCTACCTGGAACAGGACCGGATCCATGGCTATGTGATCGGGGGAGATGATTACCTGATAAAGCCCTTTAACCTGGAAGAAATGATACAGCGGGTAAGCGTATTCCTCAGGAGAAGTAAAACTCCCGAATCGGATCAACGCCTGCAGTACAAAATAGGAGCGCTCACCTTCGACTATAGCGAAATGAGAATTGTCCACCTGCCTTCCAATACGACGATTCAATTACCTCCCAAAGAAGCAGCCTTGCTCAGGTTCCTTTGTGAACATGCCAACAAAAAGCTGGAAAAGAAATATGTACTGAATGAGGTATGGGGCGATGATGATTTCTTTGTAGGCCGGAGTATGGATGTTTATCTCACCCGCTTACGCAAACATTTTTCACTGGACCCCGGAATAAGACTGGAAACTTTTCATAGCAGAGGGCTGATGCTCATAACTACCGATGGTGATGTGAGTGCATCCTGA
- a CDS encoding outer membrane beta-barrel family protein — protein sequence MHKYCLLLIACSCTLTTYAQQNGSVKGTVSDTAAGHPITSATITLLKKDASLVSFTMTDNKGNFELTGIAAGEYRLLITHVNYHNTSRQITINTATPHIRLPDIVLHDLKRTLQEVEVTAVAPPVTLVGDTIQYNAGSFKTVPNASVEQLLKKLPGIQVEKDGTVKAQGQKVNRVLVDGKSFFGTDPKMATKNLPADAIDKVQVFDRLSDAAQLTGFDDGNSEKTINLRLKEDKKKGMFGKASAGAGSDGRYEGRFNVNSFKGARQLSALGMGNNTNAEGFSFMDLMNFSGELDRLRQSGGGGISLALKVDGPAAAMMGNNNGDGVKTIWGGGLNYNNRIGKNTDFTSSYFYNRYSPYQESRVQRQYFLPDSSYFYHQDAASYNLNNSHRLNLSADIKIDSFHSIKITPSLGYQETRSSSKSSYETLSEDQQLANQGFNNSKTQGHGSNFSNEVLFRKRFRLKGRTFSLNLQTSVNNSASSGNLFTVNQFYNRHPSWPVQDTIHQTNHVSSSLNSYNIRAVYTEPVFKHSLLEFSLGKSNTHSTADKVTYDYNAKNGRFDQPNDALTNNFENTYGYTNAGIRLRTQQKKYSIATGLNWQQAALKGTVITGVKDTVVSKTFYNLLPAFRFKYDFTRYRHLSMNYATFTTPPDISQLQPVPDITDPLNIREGNPDLQQEFTHALQLSFISVNPFRNKNLFAFFNLQETQHKIVHEDTVDTLGIKRTRPVNVNGAYNMTGTVSLGLPLQVVKGTVNFSSNMGYSKTKQFINTVPNTIGAFTLGPAVRVDIQPSDKLDLSLSAGLNYNKTSYSLQPALNARYFSQQYESIINWQLPADFYLTTSFTYTINNQRATGFNAQIPLWNVAFSRQFLRFNRGELKLSIYDLLNENVGISRTSNQNYIEDNRTKNLQRFFLLSFTYSLSKNGLSNDRPGGGMRIIRQ from the coding sequence ATGCATAAATACTGCTTACTGCTGATTGCCTGCTCTTGCACGCTGACTACCTATGCGCAGCAAAACGGATCTGTTAAAGGCACGGTATCAGATACCGCTGCCGGCCACCCCATAACTTCCGCTACCATTACGCTCCTGAAGAAAGATGCTTCCCTGGTCAGTTTTACGATGACGGACAATAAAGGCAATTTTGAACTTACCGGTATTGCTGCGGGGGAATACCGCCTGCTCATTACCCATGTCAACTATCATAATACCAGCAGGCAGATTACCATCAATACTGCCACTCCCCATATCCGCCTGCCAGACATCGTACTTCACGATCTGAAAAGAACACTGCAGGAAGTGGAGGTTACTGCAGTAGCACCTCCGGTAACATTGGTAGGGGATACTATTCAGTATAATGCCGGCTCATTTAAAACAGTGCCTAATGCAAGTGTAGAGCAGCTGCTTAAAAAGCTGCCCGGCATACAGGTCGAAAAAGATGGTACCGTAAAGGCGCAGGGACAAAAAGTAAACCGGGTACTGGTAGATGGGAAATCATTTTTTGGCACGGATCCCAAGATGGCTACCAAAAACCTGCCTGCTGATGCGATAGATAAAGTACAGGTATTTGACCGCCTCAGTGATGCTGCCCAACTCACGGGCTTTGACGACGGCAACAGTGAAAAGACTATCAACCTGCGGCTGAAGGAGGACAAAAAGAAGGGGATGTTTGGTAAGGCCAGCGCAGGGGCCGGGTCTGATGGCAGGTATGAAGGACGTTTTAATGTCAATTCATTTAAAGGTGCGCGGCAATTATCTGCACTGGGCATGGGGAATAATACAAATGCAGAAGGCTTTTCCTTTATGGACCTGATGAATTTTTCCGGAGAGCTGGACCGCCTGCGCCAAAGTGGTGGGGGCGGTATCAGTCTGGCCCTGAAAGTGGATGGCCCTGCTGCTGCTATGATGGGAAATAACAACGGCGATGGTGTCAAAACGATCTGGGGAGGCGGGCTCAACTATAATAACAGGATCGGGAAAAATACAGACTTCACCAGCAGCTATTTTTACAACCGTTACAGTCCTTATCAGGAAAGCAGGGTGCAGCGGCAATACTTTTTGCCTGATTCTTCTTATTTCTACCATCAGGATGCTGCGAGCTATAACCTGAATAATAGCCACCGCCTCAACCTGAGTGCAGATATTAAGATAGACTCTTTTCATTCCATCAAAATAACCCCTTCACTGGGCTACCAGGAAACGCGCAGCAGCAGTAAGAGCAGCTATGAAACCTTGTCGGAAGATCAGCAGCTGGCCAACCAGGGCTTTAATAACAGCAAGACACAGGGGCATGGCTCCAATTTCAGTAATGAGGTGCTGTTCAGAAAAAGATTCCGGCTGAAAGGCAGAACATTTTCGCTTAACCTGCAAACCAGTGTTAACAACAGTGCCAGCAGTGGCAACCTGTTTACCGTAAATCAATTTTATAACCGCCATCCATCATGGCCGGTACAGGATACTATTCACCAGACCAATCATGTTTCAAGTAGCCTGAATAGTTATAATATACGGGCAGTATATACCGAACCGGTGTTTAAACATTCCCTGCTGGAATTCAGTCTTGGTAAGAGTAACACCCACAGCACAGCGGATAAGGTTACCTATGATTATAATGCCAAAAATGGCCGCTTCGATCAACCGAATGATGCGCTGACCAATAATTTTGAAAATACCTATGGCTATACAAATGCCGGAATCCGCCTGCGTACCCAGCAGAAAAAATACAGTATAGCTACTGGCCTCAATTGGCAGCAGGCGGCCCTGAAAGGGACGGTGATTACAGGTGTTAAGGATACTGTGGTCAGCAAAACATTTTACAACCTGTTGCCTGCTTTCCGGTTTAAATATGATTTTACCCGCTACCGTCATCTCAGTATGAACTATGCTACCTTTACCACACCGCCTGATATATCTCAACTACAGCCGGTGCCGGACATTACCGATCCGCTCAATATCCGGGAAGGTAATCCGGATCTGCAACAGGAGTTTACCCATGCCTTGCAGTTAAGTTTTATATCCGTTAATCCTTTCCGGAACAAGAACCTCTTTGCATTTTTCAACCTGCAGGAAACACAGCATAAAATCGTGCATGAGGATACCGTGGATACGCTTGGCATTAAACGTACCCGGCCGGTAAATGTGAATGGTGCTTATAATATGACGGGTACAGTGAGCCTGGGCCTGCCGTTGCAGGTAGTAAAAGGTACAGTTAACTTTAGTAGCAATATGGGATATAGTAAAACAAAACAGTTTATCAATACCGTTCCTAATACTATTGGGGCCTTTACCCTGGGGCCTGCTGTGCGTGTTGACATCCAGCCGTCTGATAAACTGGATCTGTCACTTAGTGCAGGATTGAATTATAATAAAACCAGCTATTCACTGCAGCCTGCATTGAATGCACGTTATTTTTCGCAGCAATATGAAAGCATTATTAACTGGCAGTTGCCTGCGGATTTTTATTTAACTACCAGTTTTACCTATACGATTAACAACCAGCGGGCTACCGGTTTTAATGCACAGATACCATTATGGAATGTGGCTTTCAGCCGTCAGTTCCTGCGTTTTAACAGGGGAGAGCTTAAGTTGAGTATATATGATCTGTTGAATGAAAATGTGGGCATCAGCCGTACCAGCAATCAGAACTATATTGAAGATAACCGGACTAAAAATCTACAGCGGTTTTTCCTGCTGAGCTTTACTTATAGCCTGAGCAAAAATGGCCTGTCGAACGACAGGCCGGGTGGTGGAATGCGTATCATCAGGCAGTAA
- a CDS encoding RrF2 family transcriptional regulator yields MFSKTCEYAIRAILFIAQKSKDGDRVGIKEIAHGTDAPEHFIAKILQDLSRRGLIQSVKGPNGGFFLDKAALRFSLADVVKAVDGDRLFSGCGLGLKQCSETHPCPIHHEFKKVRKDILNMLEKAKVGEFHEQLEKKLTFLKQQ; encoded by the coding sequence ATGTTTTCAAAAACTTGTGAATACGCCATACGGGCCATACTGTTTATAGCGCAGAAATCGAAGGACGGAGACAGGGTAGGCATTAAGGAAATAGCACATGGGACAGACGCTCCTGAGCATTTTATTGCTAAAATACTACAGGATCTGAGCCGCAGAGGGCTGATTCAATCTGTAAAAGGCCCCAATGGGGGCTTTTTCCTGGACAAAGCCGCGCTCCGGTTTTCACTGGCAGATGTGGTAAAAGCGGTGGATGGAGACCGGCTTTTTTCCGGTTGTGGTCTGGGGTTAAAACAATGTTCTGAAACACACCCCTGCCCAATTCATCATGAGTTTAAGAAAGTAAGGAAAGATATCCTCAACATGCTGGAAAAAGCCAAAGTGGGAGAGTTCCATGAACAATTAGAGAAAAAACTGACTTTTCTGAAACAACAATAA
- a CDS encoding DUF488 domain-containing protein: MITIKRIYEAYDPHDGYRILVDRLWPRGVKKETAHIDEWMKDIAPSPGLRKWFDHDPAKWAVFSKKYDAELDANAAAVAAMKKCAKEQEKITLLYGAKDEEHTHALVLQQFLKKHRIT; this comes from the coding sequence ATGATAACGATAAAACGGATTTATGAAGCCTACGACCCGCATGATGGTTACCGTATACTGGTAGACCGCTTATGGCCCCGGGGTGTAAAAAAAGAAACCGCGCATATTGACGAGTGGATGAAGGATATTGCTCCTTCTCCCGGCTTAAGGAAATGGTTTGACCATGATCCGGCAAAATGGGCGGTATTCAGTAAAAAATATGATGCAGAACTGGATGCCAATGCAGCAGCGGTAGCAGCCATGAAAAAATGCGCGAAGGAACAGGAAAAAATTACTTTGCTGTATGGCGCCAAAGACGAGGAGCATACCCATGCACTAGTACTGCAGCAGTTTTTAAAAAAGCATAGGATCACCTGA